From Chaetodon trifascialis isolate fChaTrf1 chromosome 1, fChaTrf1.hap1, whole genome shotgun sequence, one genomic window encodes:
- the dhodh gene encoding dihydroorotate dehydrogenase (quinone), mitochondrial isoform X2, which yields MAGQLKQLKDAVKVISSGSFLFASYLTAVGDERFYANQLMPLLQRIVGAETAHVLAVKMIGLGLVPLNRYQDPPSLEVNVLGLKFKNPIGIAAGFDKHGEAIDGLYKVGFGFVEVGTITPRPQEGNPKPRVFRLTADQAIINRYGFNSCGLADAQQRLKARGDAQQHQSKAGLPLGINLGKNKLSQDAGADYLEGVRVLGPLADYLVVNVSSPNTPGLRNLQGKAELHQLLQTVLKERDALQGESRPPVLVKIAPDLTAQDKQDIADVVTELRVDGLMVSNTTVSRPEMLQDPHKSEVGGLSGQPLKDLSTNTVREMYSLTKGKVPIIGIGGVASGQDALDKIRAGASLVQLYTALTYQGPPVVTKIKRELEELLKEQGFSSVSEAVGADHRGAVGSTRKPSPRKEMVNISTDAAAVAAISSN from the exons CAGTTGAAAGACGCAGTGAAGGTCATCAGCTCAGGTAGCTTTCTGTTTGCCTCTTACCTCACTGCGGTTGGAGATGAGCGTTTCTATGCAAACCAGCTGATGCCCCTGCTGCAGAGGATTGTGGGAGCAGAGACGGCGCATGTGTTGGCAGTGAAGATGATTGGTCTGGGTCTGGTTCCTCTAAACCGCTACCAGGACCCTCCGTCATTG GAAGTGAACGTCCTGGGATTAAAGTTCAAAAACCCCATTGGGATTGCGGCAGGCTTCGACAAGCACGGGGAGGCCATAGACGGGTTGTACAAGGTGGGTTTCGGCTTTGTTGAAGTGGGCACAATCACTCCCAGACCTCAGGAGGGGAACCCCAAACCACGTGTGTTTCGACTCACTGCAGATCAGGCGATTATTAACAG GTATGGATTCAACAGCTGTGGTTTGGCAGATGCACAACAGAGGCTGAAGGCCAGAGGAGACGCACAGCAACACCAAAGTAAAG CTGGCCTTCCCCTGGGCATCAACCTGGGGAAGAACAAGCTGTCCCAGGACGCAGGGGCAGACTACTTGGAGGGGGTGAGAGTGCTGGGCCCGCTGGCTGACTACCTGGTGGTTAACGTCAGCAGTCCTAATACGCCAGGTCTCCGCAATCTACAGGGGAAGGCTGAGCTCCACCAGCTCCTACAAACG GTGTTGAAGGAGCGTGATGCCCTGCAGGGAGAAAGCAGACCTCCGGTCCTAGTGAAGATCGCTCCTGACCTCACTGCACAGGACAAACAAGACATTGCTGATGTTGTCACTGAG CTGAGGGTGGATGGTCTAATGGTGTCAAACACCACGGTGTCCAGACCAGAGATGCTTCAGGATCCACATAAGTCAGAGGTCGGTGGACTAAGTGGTCAGCCTCTCAAAGACCTCTCTACTAACACTGTGAGAGAGATGTACAGCCTCACCAAAG GTAAAGTACCGATTATTGGAATCGGCGGTGTGGCCAGTGGACAGGATGCTCTGGATAAGATCCGTGCTGGTGCATCGCTCGTTCAGCTTTACACAGCTTTGACCTACCAGGGTCCGCCCGTAGTGACGAAGATAAAGCGAGAATTGGAAGAGCTTCTTAA AGAACAAGGGTTCAGCAGCGTGTCGGAGGCAGTCGGAGCAGATCACAGAGGAGCAGTTGGGTCAACACGCAAGCCGAGTCCACGGAAAGAGATGGTAAACATTAGCACAGACGCAGCAGCTGTAGCTGCCATCTCCTCCAATTAA
- the dhodh gene encoding dihydroorotate dehydrogenase (quinone), mitochondrial isoform X1 encodes MAGQLKKQLKDAVKVISSGSFLFASYLTAVGDERFYANQLMPLLQRIVGAETAHVLAVKMIGLGLVPLNRYQDPPSLEVNVLGLKFKNPIGIAAGFDKHGEAIDGLYKVGFGFVEVGTITPRPQEGNPKPRVFRLTADQAIINRYGFNSCGLADAQQRLKARGDAQQHQSKAGLPLGINLGKNKLSQDAGADYLEGVRVLGPLADYLVVNVSSPNTPGLRNLQGKAELHQLLQTVLKERDALQGESRPPVLVKIAPDLTAQDKQDIADVVTELRVDGLMVSNTTVSRPEMLQDPHKSEVGGLSGQPLKDLSTNTVREMYSLTKGKVPIIGIGGVASGQDALDKIRAGASLVQLYTALTYQGPPVVTKIKRELEELLKEQGFSSVSEAVGADHRGAVGSTRKPSPRKEMVNISTDAAAVAAISSN; translated from the exons AAGCAGTTGAAAGACGCAGTGAAGGTCATCAGCTCAGGTAGCTTTCTGTTTGCCTCTTACCTCACTGCGGTTGGAGATGAGCGTTTCTATGCAAACCAGCTGATGCCCCTGCTGCAGAGGATTGTGGGAGCAGAGACGGCGCATGTGTTGGCAGTGAAGATGATTGGTCTGGGTCTGGTTCCTCTAAACCGCTACCAGGACCCTCCGTCATTG GAAGTGAACGTCCTGGGATTAAAGTTCAAAAACCCCATTGGGATTGCGGCAGGCTTCGACAAGCACGGGGAGGCCATAGACGGGTTGTACAAGGTGGGTTTCGGCTTTGTTGAAGTGGGCACAATCACTCCCAGACCTCAGGAGGGGAACCCCAAACCACGTGTGTTTCGACTCACTGCAGATCAGGCGATTATTAACAG GTATGGATTCAACAGCTGTGGTTTGGCAGATGCACAACAGAGGCTGAAGGCCAGAGGAGACGCACAGCAACACCAAAGTAAAG CTGGCCTTCCCCTGGGCATCAACCTGGGGAAGAACAAGCTGTCCCAGGACGCAGGGGCAGACTACTTGGAGGGGGTGAGAGTGCTGGGCCCGCTGGCTGACTACCTGGTGGTTAACGTCAGCAGTCCTAATACGCCAGGTCTCCGCAATCTACAGGGGAAGGCTGAGCTCCACCAGCTCCTACAAACG GTGTTGAAGGAGCGTGATGCCCTGCAGGGAGAAAGCAGACCTCCGGTCCTAGTGAAGATCGCTCCTGACCTCACTGCACAGGACAAACAAGACATTGCTGATGTTGTCACTGAG CTGAGGGTGGATGGTCTAATGGTGTCAAACACCACGGTGTCCAGACCAGAGATGCTTCAGGATCCACATAAGTCAGAGGTCGGTGGACTAAGTGGTCAGCCTCTCAAAGACCTCTCTACTAACACTGTGAGAGAGATGTACAGCCTCACCAAAG GTAAAGTACCGATTATTGGAATCGGCGGTGTGGCCAGTGGACAGGATGCTCTGGATAAGATCCGTGCTGGTGCATCGCTCGTTCAGCTTTACACAGCTTTGACCTACCAGGGTCCGCCCGTAGTGACGAAGATAAAGCGAGAATTGGAAGAGCTTCTTAA AGAACAAGGGTTCAGCAGCGTGTCGGAGGCAGTCGGAGCAGATCACAGAGGAGCAGTTGGGTCAACACGCAAGCCGAGTCCACGGAAAGAGATGGTAAACATTAGCACAGACGCAGCAGCTGTAGCTGCCATCTCCTCCAATTAA